A genomic region of Deinococcus aquaedulcis contains the following coding sequences:
- the dnaE gene encoding DNA polymerase III subunit alpha — MTAPDAAAPHIHLPDGSCCKPKRFAHLHQHTQYSLLDGAAKLKDLLKWAKEVTPEGCTPALAMTDHGNMHGAVHFYNYATGMGVKPIIGYEAYVVPGQGTRRDRTRGQDGEKGIFHLTLLARDFEGYQNLCRLSSRGYTEGYYYKPRIDHELLQEHHKGVIAFSGCLGSEVQQLLLQGREDDAKKRLLWYRELFGENYFIEIQDHGLPEQKKNNPILKAWAQELGIGLVATNDGHYVKKSDATAHETLLAIQTKATLADENRFKFPCDEFYVKDLEEMQRALPVADWGEEPFDNTAMIAELCNVDLPVGKKRVYQMPALPIPEGRTMAEELRVQTYRGTVKRYPGHATENLLRDYAQRSLAALGEDAPAVLKRVDGCDARTCDLETLLTLLAFMGSVWEARGKAAGEKYTKYPALELMEAEAEAGALPAYAHEDCRKASQKDSDTAIELDPAAPDEETTRAHHKHALVILRRAEYELSVINNMGFPDYFLIVADYINWAKDQDISVGPGRGSGAGSLVAYAMRITNLDPLEFELLFERFLNPDRISMPDFDIDFNDARRGEVIAYVQDKYGEDKVAQIATFGTMASKACLKDVARVMGLEYAKVDKVSKLIPIKFGKSYSLEQAREAVPDIQQFLAEDAQLLEAYEFAQKLEGLTRHASVHAAGVVIGKTQLTDLVPVMRDTSGEGMVCQYDMKAVEDIGLIKMDFLGLRTLSFLDEAKRILKESGTDFEDTYGTFDHIPFDDEKTYALMSRGDTKGVFQLEGAGIADASRRLKPRRLADIIALSALYRPGPMENIPTYVRRHHGLEEVDYVRDGFPASAQHLEKILAETYGIPVYQEQIMQIASEVAGFSLGGADLLRRAMGKKDAEEMKRQRQIFVDGAEKNGVPKEEGNKLFDLLDAFANYGFNKCLTGDTRVPVAGGELRRIEDLYREGQQVELPSVNAAYRLELRPTGQFFDNGVKPVFKVKTALGRELTATGNHPLLTLDGWRNVDDLTAGDRIAAPARLPELGTDHWPEHEAGLLGWVLAEGNTCHPCGAYLYSQSEAQVADMVALAGQFPNTRPSVKARPDRHNVHDVYLGTGLRGSAAGKSGVRLWLEGLGLVGVKATEKALPSAAFRLNNASLAVLVGRYWSGDGFLSGPGNTTPFAATASRQLANDLAHVLLRLGMVAKVSEKHFAYARGEDTAGRTGYTVHLVGRRSIDQFLTVVAPHLVGREAQLAALRAYYAGVPQGRETVDTLPASIKARVQIAKQASGLGWREIEAQTGVCTKEFYGAPKAHKKGFRRATIQTLGEFFEDAALLDACSDELYWDTIVSIEPAGEAQTYDLEVPGTHNFVANDLVVHNSHSAAYGVITYQTAWLKANYPVQFMAALLTVERKDSDKVAEYVSDARKMDVRVLPPDINRSSADFAVQGEEILFGLYAIKGLGEAAVQKILEERERAGRYKSLADFCSRLGNKVCNRKALESLIKSGAFDEFGERNQLLHSLEDALADAAGAAEVNARAQSGMAMMFGMDEVKQERPLRAGIAPFTDLERLSIEKEALGLYISGHPLEQHEGLREAASCRISDLDTWFQTQNVAPGKRIKAVLAGMIESVVKKPTKSGGMMARFILADESGQTELVAFSRAYERIQDKLVNDTPALVIVELESEDGGLRAIAEEVVSVEQLADVPKVMYVTIDLENATPDAVGEFQSVLDEHAGSMPTYLRLETPEQFVLYQLDHGMGSPDAIRVLNQTFPWAEAYLAYDQQTILGRFAPKPPAWMQRQGGGMRA, encoded by the coding sequence GTGACCGCCCCCGACGCCGCTGCCCCCCACATTCACCTGCCCGACGGCTCCTGCTGCAAGCCCAAACGATTCGCCCACCTGCACCAGCACACGCAATACAGCCTGCTGGACGGCGCGGCGAAACTGAAGGACCTGCTGAAATGGGCCAAGGAGGTCACGCCGGAAGGCTGCACCCCGGCCCTGGCGATGACCGACCACGGCAACATGCACGGGGCGGTGCATTTCTACAACTACGCGACCGGCATGGGCGTCAAGCCGATCATCGGGTACGAGGCGTATGTGGTCCCCGGGCAGGGCACCCGGCGCGACCGCACGCGCGGGCAGGACGGCGAGAAGGGCATCTTTCACCTGACGCTGCTGGCGCGCGACTTTGAGGGCTACCAGAATCTGTGCCGCCTGAGCAGCCGGGGCTATACCGAAGGCTATTACTACAAGCCGCGCATTGACCACGAACTGCTGCAGGAGCACCACAAAGGGGTGATCGCCTTTTCCGGCTGCCTGGGCAGCGAGGTGCAGCAACTGCTGCTGCAAGGCCGCGAGGACGACGCCAAAAAGCGGCTGCTGTGGTACCGCGAGCTGTTCGGGGAAAACTACTTTATTGAGATTCAGGACCACGGGCTGCCGGAACAGAAGAAGAACAACCCCATCCTGAAAGCCTGGGCGCAGGAACTGGGCATTGGCCTGGTCGCCACCAATGACGGCCACTACGTGAAGAAGTCCGACGCCACCGCCCATGAGACGCTGCTGGCCATTCAGACCAAAGCCACGCTGGCCGACGAGAACCGCTTCAAGTTCCCCTGCGACGAGTTCTATGTGAAGGACCTCGAGGAAATGCAGCGCGCCCTGCCGGTGGCCGACTGGGGCGAGGAGCCCTTTGACAACACCGCCATGATTGCCGAGCTGTGCAACGTGGACCTGCCGGTGGGCAAAAAGCGCGTGTACCAGATGCCCGCCTTGCCCATCCCCGAGGGCCGCACCATGGCCGAGGAACTGCGGGTGCAGACCTACCGGGGCACGGTCAAGCGCTACCCCGGCCACGCCACCGAGAACCTGCTGCGCGACTACGCCCAGCGGTCCCTGGCGGCCCTGGGCGAGGACGCCCCGGCCGTGTTGAAACGCGTGGACGGCTGCGACGCCCGCACCTGCGACCTCGAAACGCTGCTGACGCTGCTGGCCTTCATGGGCAGTGTGTGGGAGGCGCGCGGCAAAGCGGCCGGCGAGAAGTACACGAAATACCCCGCGCTGGAACTCATGGAGGCAGAAGCCGAGGCCGGGGCGCTCCCCGCCTACGCCCACGAGGACTGCCGCAAGGCCAGCCAGAAGGACAGCGACACCGCCATCGAACTTGACCCCGCCGCGCCCGACGAGGAGACCACCCGCGCCCACCACAAGCACGCCCTGGTCATCCTACGCCGCGCCGAGTACGAGCTGAGCGTGATCAACAACATGGGCTTTCCCGACTACTTCCTGATCGTCGCGGACTACATCAACTGGGCCAAGGATCAGGACATCTCGGTGGGGCCGGGGCGTGGTTCGGGTGCCGGGTCGCTGGTGGCGTATGCCATGCGCATTACCAACCTCGATCCGCTGGAATTCGAGCTGCTGTTCGAGCGCTTCCTGAACCCCGACCGCATTTCCATGCCCGACTTCGACATTGACTTCAACGACGCCCGGCGCGGCGAGGTCATTGCCTACGTGCAGGACAAGTACGGCGAGGACAAGGTGGCGCAGATTGCTACCTTCGGAACGATGGCGAGTAAGGCGTGCCTGAAGGACGTGGCGCGCGTGATGGGCCTGGAATACGCCAAGGTGGACAAGGTCAGCAAGCTCATTCCGATCAAGTTCGGCAAAAGCTACTCGCTGGAACAGGCGCGCGAGGCCGTGCCAGACATTCAGCAGTTCCTGGCCGAGGACGCCCAGCTTCTCGAAGCCTACGAGTTCGCGCAGAAGCTGGAGGGCCTGACCCGCCACGCCTCGGTGCACGCGGCGGGCGTGGTGATCGGCAAGACGCAGCTGACGGACCTTGTGCCGGTGATGCGCGACACGTCCGGCGAGGGCATGGTCTGCCAGTACGACATGAAGGCCGTCGAGGACATTGGCCTGATCAAGATGGACTTCCTGGGCCTGCGCACCCTGTCGTTTCTGGACGAGGCCAAGCGCATCCTCAAGGAATCCGGCACCGACTTCGAGGACACCTACGGCACCTTCGACCACATTCCCTTCGACGACGAGAAGACCTACGCCCTGATGAGCCGGGGCGACACCAAGGGCGTGTTTCAGCTCGAAGGCGCCGGGATTGCCGATGCCTCCCGCCGCCTGAAGCCCCGCCGTCTGGCCGACATTATCGCGCTCTCGGCCCTGTACCGCCCGGGCCCCATGGAAAACATTCCCACCTATGTCCGGCGCCACCACGGCCTGGAGGAGGTGGACTATGTACGCGACGGCTTTCCCGCCAGCGCCCAGCACCTGGAAAAAATCCTGGCCGAAACCTACGGCATTCCCGTGTACCAGGAGCAGATCATGCAGATCGCTTCGGAGGTCGCGGGCTTCTCCCTGGGCGGCGCCGACCTGCTGCGCCGCGCGATGGGCAAGAAAGACGCCGAGGAGATGAAGCGACAGCGGCAGATCTTTGTGGACGGCGCCGAAAAGAATGGCGTGCCCAAAGAAGAAGGCAATAAGCTCTTTGATTTGCTGGACGCCTTTGCGAATTACGGGTTCAATAAGTGTTTGACGGGCGACACGCGCGTGCCGGTGGCGGGCGGCGAACTGCGCCGCATAGAGGACCTGTACCGCGAAGGCCAGCAAGTTGAGCTCCCCAGCGTGAACGCCGCGTACCGCCTGGAATTGCGCCCCACCGGGCAGTTCTTCGACAACGGCGTGAAACCCGTGTTCAAGGTGAAGACCGCGCTGGGCCGCGAACTGACGGCTACCGGGAACCACCCCCTGCTGACCCTGGACGGCTGGCGAAACGTGGACGACCTGACGGCGGGCGACCGGATCGCCGCGCCGGCCCGCCTGCCGGAACTGGGCACCGACCACTGGCCCGAGCACGAAGCGGGCCTGCTGGGCTGGGTGCTGGCCGAGGGCAACACCTGCCACCCCTGCGGCGCCTACCTGTACTCGCAAAGTGAAGCGCAGGTGGCCGACATGGTGGCGCTGGCCGGGCAGTTCCCCAACACCCGGCCCAGCGTGAAGGCCAGACCTGACCGCCACAACGTGCACGACGTGTACCTGGGCACTGGCCTGCGCGGCAGTGCGGCGGGCAAGTCGGGCGTGCGGCTGTGGCTGGAAGGGCTGGGGCTGGTGGGCGTGAAAGCCACCGAGAAGGCGCTGCCCTCTGCCGCCTTCCGTCTGAACAACGCTTCTCTGGCGGTGCTGGTGGGCCGCTACTGGTCGGGCGACGGGTTCCTGTCTGGCCCGGGGAACACCACGCCGTTCGCCGCCACGGCCTCGCGCCAGCTGGCCAACGATCTGGCACATGTGCTGCTGCGCCTGGGCATGGTGGCCAAGGTCAGCGAGAAGCACTTTGCGTATGCGCGTGGCGAGGACACCGCTGGCCGCACCGGGTACACCGTGCATCTGGTGGGGCGGCGTTCCATTGACCAGTTCCTGACGGTGGTCGCGCCGCATCTCGTGGGCCGCGAGGCGCAACTGGCTGCGCTGCGTGCTTACTACGCGGGCGTGCCACAGGGCCGTGAGACGGTGGACACCTTGCCCGCCAGCATCAAGGCCCGCGTGCAGATCGCCAAGCAGGCCAGCGGCCTGGGCTGGCGCGAGATTGAAGCGCAGACCGGGGTGTGCACCAAGGAGTTTTACGGCGCCCCCAAGGCCCACAAGAAGGGCTTCCGCCGCGCCACGATTCAGACGCTGGGCGAGTTTTTCGAGGATGCCGCCCTGCTGGACGCCTGCTCGGATGAGCTGTACTGGGACACCATTGTCAGCATTGAACCTGCGGGCGAGGCCCAGACCTACGACCTGGAAGTGCCGGGCACCCACAACTTCGTGGCGAACGATCTGGTGGTGCACAACAGCCACTCGGCGGCGTACGGGGTCATCACCTACCAGACGGCGTGGCTCAAAGCCAACTACCCCGTTCAATTCATGGCCGCGCTTTTAACAGTAGAGCGCAAGGATTCAGACAAGGTCGCGGAATATGTCAGTGACGCCCGCAAGATGGACGTGCGGGTGCTGCCGCCCGACATCAACCGCTCCAGCGCCGACTTTGCGGTGCAGGGTGAGGAGATTCTGTTCGGTCTGTACGCCATCAAGGGCCTGGGCGAGGCCGCCGTGCAGAAGATTCTGGAAGAGCGCGAGCGCGCCGGGCGCTACAAGTCCCTGGCGGACTTCTGCTCGCGCCTGGGCAATAAGGTCTGCAACCGCAAAGCTCTGGAAAGCCTGATCAAGAGCGGGGCCTTTGACGAGTTTGGCGAGCGCAACCAGCTGCTGCACAGCCTGGAAGATGCCCTGGCCGACGCAGCTGGGGCCGCCGAGGTGAATGCCCGTGCCCAGAGCGGCATGGCGATGATGTTCGGCATGGACGAGGTGAAGCAGGAGCGGCCCCTGCGCGCCGGCATTGCGCCCTTCACCGACCTGGAACGCCTGAGTATTGAGAAAGAGGCGCTGGGCCTGTACATTTCCGGCCACCCGCTGGAACAGCACGAGGGGCTGCGCGAGGCCGCCAGCTGCCGTATCTCCGACCTGGATACGTGGTTCCAGACGCAGAACGTGGCGCCCGGCAAACGCATCAAGGCCGTGCTGGCCGGCATGATCGAGAGCGTGGTCAAGAAACCCACCAAATCGGGCGGCATGATGGCCCGCTTCATCCTGGCCGACGAATCCGGGCAGACCGAACTGGTGGCCTTTTCACGGGCCTACGAGCGCATTCAGGACAAGCTGGTGAACGACACCCCCGCCCTGGTGATCGTGGAACTGGAGTCCGAGGACGGCGGCCTGCGCGCCATTGCCGAGGAAGTGGTGAGTGTGGAGCAGCTGGCCGACGTGCCCAAAGTCATGTACGTGACCATTGACCTGGAGAACGCCACGCCGGATGCGGTGGGCGAGTTCCAGAGCGTGCTGGACGAGCACGCGGGGTCTATGCCCACCTACCTGCGCCTGGAAACGCCGGAACAGTTCGTGCTGTACCAGCTGGACCACGGCATGGGCAGCCCGGACGCCATTCGCGTGCTGAACCAGACCTTCCCCTGGGCCGAAGCCTACCTGGCCTACGACCAGCAGACGATCCTGGGCCGCTTTGCGCCCAAGCCGCCGGCGTGGATGCAGCGGCAGGGTGGTGGGATGCGGGCGTAA
- a CDS encoding metallophosphoesterase family protein encodes MRLLLLSDIHANHTALQAVMADAATRRYDQVISLGDAVGYGPHPREVLDVLRDLDAVCILGNHDDMLLQYADGRREAKDSVVSMALRWQLERLSERDIAWVRLWRDGIDDPDVGARYRHGTPSSLDDYTDSVPAAREAFAQWQGRLAFVGHTHNPAVYATLNSPVGDWIKVQHFQDGGSYMVPPSTRVILNPGSVGQPRDGNPQASYAVYDSSRAHFEVFRVTYDVERAQEAALEAGLPQVLAARLAIGK; translated from the coding sequence GTGCGGCTGCTGCTGCTGTCTGACATTCACGCCAACCACACTGCCCTGCAGGCGGTGATGGCCGACGCTGCCACGCGCCGCTACGATCAGGTGATCAGCCTGGGGGACGCCGTGGGCTACGGTCCCCACCCGCGCGAAGTGCTGGACGTGCTGCGCGACCTTGACGCCGTGTGCATTCTGGGCAACCACGACGACATGCTGCTGCAATACGCCGATGGCCGCCGCGAGGCCAAGGACAGCGTGGTCTCTATGGCCCTGCGCTGGCAGCTTGAGCGCCTCTCGGAGCGCGATATCGCCTGGGTGCGGCTGTGGCGCGACGGCATTGACGACCCCGATGTGGGTGCCCGCTACCGCCACGGCACCCCCAGCAGCCTGGACGACTACACCGATTCGGTGCCCGCCGCCCGCGAGGCCTTTGCCCAGTGGCAGGGGCGCCTGGCCTTTGTGGGCCACACCCACAACCCGGCCGTGTACGCCACCCTGAATTCCCCGGTGGGCGACTGGATCAAGGTGCAGCACTTTCAGGACGGGGGCAGCTACATGGTGCCGCCCAGCACGCGCGTGATCCTGAACCCCGGCAGTGTGGGCCAGCCGCGCGACGGCAACCCGCAGGCCAGCTACGCGGTCTACGATTCCTCGCGCGCGCACTTCGAGGTGTTCCGCGTGACCTACGACGTGGAGCGCGCCCAGGAAGCCGCGCTGGAGGCCGGCCTGCCCCAAGTGCTGGCCGCGCGCCTCGCCATTGGCAAGTGA
- a CDS encoding PAS domain-containing protein: MRPGLLELRWAYLLFALLALNSFLVVWLVPRPQAFWVLGPLVAVQLIAAWLAPRIVRMVRGHRLLQESYAEELAFARQLMESVEHGLTVTDEDGRFVYVNRAYAELLGTTPERVLGRTPFEFTLPEDHARLQAARAERRGGQSSSYRTRLRRPDGVLVDVVVTGTPRWHAGRIVGNVAAVVPLQELG; the protein is encoded by the coding sequence ATGAGACCGGGGCTGCTGGAGCTGCGCTGGGCGTACCTGCTGTTCGCCCTGCTGGCCCTGAACAGTTTTCTGGTGGTGTGGCTGGTGCCGCGCCCGCAGGCGTTCTGGGTGCTGGGACCGCTGGTGGCGGTGCAACTGATTGCCGCGTGGCTGGCCCCGCGCATCGTGCGCATGGTGCGCGGCCACCGCCTGCTGCAGGAATCCTACGCCGAGGAACTCGCCTTTGCCCGGCAGCTGATGGAAAGCGTGGAACACGGCCTGACGGTCACCGACGAGGACGGCCGCTTTGTGTACGTGAACCGCGCCTACGCCGAGCTGCTGGGGACCACCCCGGAGCGCGTGCTGGGCCGCACGCCCTTTGAGTTCACGCTGCCCGAGGACCATGCCCGGTTGCAGGCGGCCCGTGCCGAGCGCCGGGGCGGCCAGAGTTCGTCCTACCGCACCCGCCTGCGCCGCCCCGACGGGGTGCTGGTGGACGTGGTGGTGACCGGCACCCCGCGCTGGCATGCAGGCCGCATTGTGGGCAATGTGGCAGCGGTGGTGCCCCTTCAGGAACTGGGGTAA
- a CDS encoding DUF2171 domain-containing protein produces MNEITQGMPIFCADGVQHGQVVEVDREYIRMRLPDDNRDHFVPLDTVAGVDSAVHLKLSHHDLLATL; encoded by the coding sequence ATGAACGAGATTACCCAGGGAATGCCCATTTTCTGCGCCGACGGCGTGCAGCACGGTCAAGTGGTGGAAGTGGACCGTGAATACATCCGCATGCGGCTGCCGGACGACAACCGCGACCATTTCGTGCCGCTGGACACGGTGGCTGGCGTGGACAGCGCGGTGCATCTGAAGCTCAGCCACCACGACCTGCTGGCGACCCTGTAA
- a CDS encoding endonuclease domain-containing protein has product MRDLYSQHLVSRARELRRNMTPAERKLWYDALRSHPVKFRRQVPLAGYILDFYAPSVRICIELDGASHDSPEAQAYDRERTRVLEGLGICVVRFRNEEVLEKLPAVLTALDILVKGRQA; this is encoded by the coding sequence ATGCGCGACCTGTACTCCCAGCACCTTGTCTCACGGGCGCGGGAATTGCGAAGAAACATGACACCCGCCGAGCGCAAGCTCTGGTATGACGCGCTGCGCTCGCATCCGGTGAAATTCCGGCGTCAGGTGCCGTTGGCGGGGTACATCCTCGATTTCTACGCACCTTCCGTCCGAATCTGTATTGAGCTGGACGGCGCTTCGCACGATTCACCAGAGGCGCAGGCCTATGACCGCGAACGCACGAGGGTTCTGGAGGGCCTTGGCATCTGTGTAGTCCGCTTTCGTAACGAGGAAGTTTTGGAGAAGCTTCCCGCTGTCCTGACGGCCCTGGACATACTTGTGAAGGGGAGACAGGCCTGA
- a CDS encoding YciE/YciF ferroxidase family protein → MTAMKNLHDLYVEQLKDLYSAETQLVEALPKMAQAASNPELQQGFLKHLAQTQQQVQRLETVFDDLGMTPGGHTCKAMQGLIAEGNEMIQEQAAPEVKDAGLIACAQRVEHYEIAGYGTVARYAEVLGQQGHLEVLRVTENEEKATDKELTMLAETINQAAARA, encoded by the coding sequence ATGACGGCCATGAAGAACCTGCACGATCTTTACGTCGAACAGCTCAAGGATCTCTATTCCGCCGAAACCCAGTTGGTCGAAGCCCTGCCCAAGATGGCGCAGGCCGCCAGCAATCCCGAACTGCAGCAGGGCTTTCTCAAGCACCTGGCACAGACCCAGCAGCAGGTGCAGCGCCTGGAAACGGTGTTTGACGACCTGGGTATGACCCCCGGCGGTCACACCTGCAAAGCCATGCAGGGCCTGATTGCCGAAGGCAACGAGATGATTCAGGAGCAGGCCGCCCCCGAAGTGAAGGACGCGGGCCTGATCGCCTGCGCCCAGCGTGTGGAGCACTACGAGATCGCCGGCTACGGCACCGTGGCCCGTTACGCCGAGGTGCTGGGCCAGCAGGGCCACCTGGAAGTGCTGCGCGTCACCGAGAACGAGGAAAAGGCCACCGACAAGGAACTGACCATGCTGGCCGAAACCATCAACCAGGCCGCTGCCCGCGCCTGA
- a CDS encoding DUF488 domain-containing protein — protein MSAPTLWTIGYEDAELHAFLDTLKAAGVTVLVDTRERAQSRRRGYSKTALGQALAEQGMSYRHLRALGTPPALRKAYKLDKDFAALRVGYTLHLATKGEALDELGTLAARERVALLCYEREAGECHRSLIAGRLQTLGWVGDVVDLVVGTPPPLRGTSP, from the coding sequence ATGAGTGCCCCGACCCTCTGGACGATTGGCTACGAGGACGCCGAGCTGCACGCCTTTCTGGACACGCTGAAGGCGGCGGGGGTGACGGTGCTGGTGGACACCCGCGAGCGCGCCCAGAGCCGCCGCCGGGGCTACAGCAAAACCGCGCTGGGGCAGGCGCTGGCTGAACAGGGCATGAGCTACCGGCACCTGCGCGCGCTGGGCACGCCCCCCGCGCTGCGCAAGGCGTACAAGCTGGACAAGGACTTTGCCGCGCTGAGGGTGGGGTACACCCTGCATCTGGCTACGAAGGGGGAGGCGCTGGATGAGTTGGGTACTTTGGCCGCACGGGAGCGGGTGGCCCTGCTGTGCTACGAGCGCGAGGCGGGCGAGTGTCACCGCAGCCTGATTGCTGGGCGGTTGCAGACGCTGGGATGGGTGGGGGACGTGGTGGACTTGGTGGTGGGGACCCCTCCGCCCCTGCGGGGCACCTCCCCTTGA
- a CDS encoding 5-formyltetrahydrofolate cyclo-ligase encodes MLTAGAYREQVWDELQARRACAYPLPPHGHCPNFTHARKAAAQLLAHPQVAALHTLIVGPERALYPLRTLALKAGMALYVPHQKKEGWYWRLTDPRGARLSAMPTYGEPKLSPEGAQAAVLACVAADPQGGRLGKGFGWGARGLGLGLPEYTLAHLLMLPARLPCPADSVVALIGTPGSVVECGPD; translated from the coding sequence ATGCTGACCGCTGGGGCCTACCGCGAGCAGGTGTGGGACGAGTTGCAGGCCCGGCGCGCCTGCGCCTACCCGCTGCCGCCGCACGGGCACTGCCCCAACTTTACCCATGCCCGCAAGGCCGCCGCCCAGTTGCTGGCCCACCCGCAGGTGGCGGCGCTGCATACCCTGATCGTGGGCCCGGAGCGCGCGCTGTACCCGCTGCGCACCCTGGCCCTGAAGGCGGGCATGGCGCTGTATGTGCCCCACCAGAAAAAGGAAGGCTGGTACTGGCGCCTGACCGACCCCCGGGGCGCGCGCCTGAGTGCTATGCCCACGTACGGCGAGCCGAAGCTGAGCCCCGAAGGCGCCCAGGCCGCCGTGCTGGCCTGCGTGGCGGCCGACCCCCAGGGCGGGCGGCTGGGCAAGGGCTTTGGCTGGGGCGCGCGGGGTCTGGGGCTGGGCCTGCCCGAATACACGCTGGCCCACCTCCTCATGCTGCCCGCGCGTCTGCCCTGCCCCGCCGACTCTGTGGTGGCCCTGATCGGCACCCCGGGGAGCGTGGTGGAGTGTGGTCCAGACTGA
- a CDS encoding DinB family protein translates to MSRRASPYVPALVTVATVGVAAGAAYLARTRKKEVTGLVVSRVLERPAARSSYADLAQSLERSGTFLAGRSERAADTHANRELLGHIIGIERWGQSRMEAALRGQSPTEDTYHPHRPPQDASMPELRAQVSTTRAATVDLARRLQRAAPDDTLTAPHNQYGDLSLKAWLRYLSQHADFESRRLRGAPAQTPPQEQTGALPSPAAKL, encoded by the coding sequence ATGAGCCGACGCGCCAGTCCCTACGTGCCCGCCCTCGTTACGGTCGCCACGGTTGGCGTGGCGGCCGGCGCGGCCTACCTGGCCCGCACCCGTAAGAAAGAGGTGACGGGGTTGGTGGTCAGCCGCGTGCTGGAACGTCCCGCCGCCCGGTCCTCTTATGCCGATCTGGCGCAGAGCCTGGAACGCTCTGGCACCTTTCTGGCGGGCCGCAGCGAGCGCGCCGCCGATACCCACGCCAACCGCGAATTGCTGGGCCACATCATCGGCATTGAGCGCTGGGGCCAGAGCCGCATGGAGGCGGCCCTGCGCGGTCAATCGCCCACCGAGGACACCTACCACCCCCACCGCCCGCCGCAGGACGCCTCCATGCCCGAACTGCGCGCGCAGGTGAGCACCACCCGCGCGGCCACCGTGGACCTCGCGCGGCGCCTGCAGCGCGCCGCCCCCGACGACACCCTGACCGCCCCGCACAACCAGTACGGCGACCTGAGCCTCAAGGCGTGGCTGCGCTACCTGTCGCAGCACGCGGACTTTGAGAGCCGGCGATTGCGCGGCGCCCCGGCCCAGACCCCGCCGCAGGAGCAGACAGGGGCGCTGCCCTCGCCTGCAGCAAAACTGTAA
- a CDS encoding PilT/PilU family type 4a pilus ATPase has protein sequence MSVLNSVLTALVKEGASDIHLRTGSPPAGRVNGLIKRYGETKLAPDHVEGFAREMMTPAMWEEFTQRREADFAYGISGLARFRVNAYWQRGSIGLIMRVIEEKPIPSFAQLGLPQETFEQLAQHERGLILVTGPTGSGKTTTLASLLDHINETQPVNIVTLEDPIEVLHKDKTAMISQRELGMDTLTFANGLRASMRQDPDVILIGEMRDKETVEAALSAAQTGHLVFSTLHTQDAIRTVNRIIDFFAPHERDQIRQGLSESIVGIISQRLLPKAGGGRVLGLEILLGTPTVRECIKDPERTEEIKQALLEGGARGMHTFDQHLANLVQGGLMTEEDALASATSPHELKIMMMRAQYA, from the coding sequence ATGAGTGTCCTCAACAGCGTTCTGACTGCCCTGGTCAAGGAAGGGGCAAGCGACATCCACCTGCGTACCGGAAGCCCGCCCGCCGGGCGCGTGAACGGTCTGATCAAACGCTACGGCGAGACCAAGCTGGCCCCCGACCACGTGGAGGGCTTTGCGCGGGAAATGATGACCCCCGCCATGTGGGAAGAGTTCACGCAGCGCCGCGAGGCCGACTTTGCCTACGGCATCTCCGGGCTGGCGCGCTTTCGCGTGAACGCCTACTGGCAGCGCGGCAGCATTGGCCTGATCATGCGCGTGATTGAGGAAAAACCCATTCCCAGCTTTGCGCAGCTGGGCCTGCCCCAGGAGACCTTTGAGCAATTGGCCCAGCACGAGCGCGGCCTGATTCTGGTCACCGGGCCCACCGGCAGCGGCAAGACCACCACCCTGGCCAGCCTGCTGGACCACATCAACGAAACGCAGCCCGTGAACATCGTGACCCTTGAGGACCCCATTGAGGTGCTGCACAAGGACAAGACGGCGATGATCAGCCAGCGCGAGCTGGGCATGGACACCCTGACCTTCGCCAACGGCCTGCGCGCCTCCATGCGCCAGGACCCCGATGTGATCCTGATTGGCGAGATGCGCGATAAGGAAACGGTGGAAGCCGCCCTCTCGGCCGCGCAGACCGGGCACCTCGTGTTTTCCACCCTGCACACCCAGGACGCCATCCGCACGGTCAACCGCATCATTGACTTCTTCGCCCCGCACGAGCGCGACCAGATCCGCCAGGGCCTCTCCGAGAGCATCGTGGGGATTATCAGTCAGCGCCTGCTGCCCAAGGCGGGGGGCGGGCGTGTGCTGGGCCTGGAAATTCTGCTGGGCACCCCCACCGTGCGCGAGTGCATCAAGGACCCGGAGCGCACCGAGGAAATCAAGCAGGCGCTCCTGGAAGGTGGGGCGCGCGGCATGCACACCTTCGACCAGCACCTCGCCAACTTGGTACAGGGCGGCCTGATGACCGAGGAAGACGCCCTGGCCAGCGCCACCAGCCCGCACGAACTGAAGATCATGATGATGCGGGCGCAGTACGCGTAA